The proteins below are encoded in one region of Micromonospora sp. DSM 45708:
- a CDS encoding malonic semialdehyde reductase has product MVTAPADELLALDRAAQDLLFRAARTATAFTAEPVDDAQVRAVHDLVRYGPTAMNAQPLRVLLLRSPQARARLLPYVSAGNREKTAGAPLTAVLAADVDWHDRLPELFPHRPGARDWFTGDPAGREAQARFNAALQIGYLVLGVRAAGLAAGPMAGFDAPGVEREFFPDGRHRVLLLMNIGRPAPDAWRERLPRLPYEEVVTTL; this is encoded by the coding sequence GTGGTGACCGCGCCCGCCGACGAGCTGCTCGCGCTCGACCGGGCCGCCCAGGACCTGCTGTTCCGGGCGGCCCGCACGGCCACCGCGTTCACCGCCGAACCGGTCGACGACGCGCAGGTCCGGGCCGTGCACGACCTGGTCCGGTACGGCCCGACCGCGATGAACGCGCAACCGCTGCGGGTGCTGCTGCTGCGCTCGCCGCAGGCCCGGGCGCGGCTGCTGCCGTACGTCAGCGCCGGCAACCGGGAGAAGACGGCCGGCGCGCCGCTGACCGCGGTGCTCGCCGCCGACGTGGACTGGCACGACCGGCTGCCCGAGCTGTTCCCGCACCGCCCCGGCGCGCGGGACTGGTTCACCGGCGACCCGGCCGGCCGGGAGGCGCAGGCCCGGTTCAACGCCGCGCTCCAGATCGGCTACCTGGTGCTCGGGGTCCGCGCCGCCGGGCTGGCCGCCGGCCCGATGGCCGGGTTCGACGCGCCCGGCGTGGAACGCGAGTTCTTCCCCGACGGGCGGCACCGGGTGCTGCTGCTGATGAACATCGGCCGCCCGGCCCCGGACGCCTGGCGGGAACGGCTGCCCCGGCTGCCGTACGAGGAGGTCGTCACCACCCTGTGA
- a CDS encoding ABC transporter permease, producing MVDVAAPPARPAAPPAPAVAPRRPGRLLALGGRALHRSVALLALAAIWETVPRTGLVDRVFLPPLSEVLVAWWELLRSGQLAEHVGASLTRSLTGLALAVVTAIPLGLLIGWYRPLADLLSPLLEVFRNTAALALLPVFVLILGLGETSKIALVVYACSWPILLNTIAGVKGVDPLLVRSARSMGLDHLRLFQKVILPASVPTIFTGVRLAGAYSILVLVAAEMVGAKAGLGYLVNYAQYNFAIPDMYAGIITISAIGLVVNQLLVAGERRFSTWRVDVTTA from the coding sequence TTGGTTGACGTCGCCGCACCTCCGGCCCGCCCGGCGGCCCCGCCCGCCCCGGCCGTCGCACCCCGCCGTCCCGGCCGGCTGCTCGCGCTCGGCGGCCGGGCCCTGCACCGCAGCGTCGCGCTGCTGGCGCTGGCCGCGATCTGGGAGACCGTGCCCCGCACCGGCCTGGTCGACCGGGTCTTCCTGCCCCCGCTGTCCGAGGTGCTCGTCGCCTGGTGGGAGCTGCTGCGCAGCGGGCAGCTCGCCGAGCACGTCGGCGCCAGCCTGACCCGCTCGCTGACCGGGTTGGCGCTGGCGGTGGTCACCGCCATCCCGCTCGGCCTGCTGATCGGCTGGTACCGGCCCCTCGCGGACCTGCTCAGCCCGCTGCTGGAGGTGTTCCGCAACACCGCCGCGCTGGCGCTGCTGCCGGTCTTCGTGCTCATCCTCGGCCTCGGCGAGACCTCCAAGATCGCGCTGGTGGTCTACGCCTGCTCCTGGCCGATCCTGCTGAACACCATCGCCGGCGTGAAGGGCGTCGACCCGCTGCTGGTGCGCTCGGCCCGCTCGATGGGCCTGGACCACCTGCGGCTGTTCCAGAAGGTGATCCTGCCGGCGTCCGTGCCGACCATCTTCACCGGCGTCCGGCTGGCCGGTGCCTACTCGATCCTGGTGCTGGTCGCCGCCGAGATGGTCGGCGCGAAGGCCGGGCTCGGCTACCTCGTCAACTACGCGCAGTACAACTTCGCGATCCCCGACATGTACGCCGGGATCATCACCATCTCCGCCATCGGGCTGGTGGTCAACCAGCTCCTCGTCGCCGGGGAACGTCGCTTCTCCACCTGGCGCGTCGACGTCACCACCGCCTGA
- a CDS encoding ABC transporter ATP-binding protein — protein sequence MSTDKIRFDRVRKVFPGRRAGGGAVTALDDLTLGVRPGEFLVVVGPSGCGKSTLLDLLGGLTTPTAGQVLVDGRPVTGPGLDRGIVFQQYALLPWRTAAGNVAFGLEAKGLPRAERAERVAHHLELVGLTGFADRYPHELSGGMKQRVAIARSLAYDPDVLLMDEPFAALDAQTRDSLQDELVRIWQATGKTIVFITHGIDEAVHLGGRVAVMTSRPGRIKQVIDIELGDREAEEDVRSTDAFRHHRHQIWTLLRDEVRAAQSAVREEARVG from the coding sequence GTGAGCACCGACAAGATCCGCTTCGACCGGGTGCGCAAGGTCTTCCCGGGCCGGCGTGCCGGCGGCGGCGCGGTCACCGCGCTCGACGACCTCACCCTCGGCGTACGCCCCGGCGAGTTCCTCGTCGTCGTCGGCCCCAGCGGCTGCGGCAAGTCGACCCTGCTCGACCTGCTCGGCGGGCTGACCACCCCGACCGCGGGGCAGGTGCTCGTCGACGGCCGGCCGGTCACCGGTCCCGGCCTGGACCGGGGCATCGTCTTCCAGCAGTACGCGCTGCTGCCCTGGCGCACCGCCGCCGGCAACGTCGCGTTCGGCCTGGAGGCCAAGGGCCTGCCCCGCGCCGAACGCGCCGAACGCGTCGCCCACCACCTGGAACTGGTCGGCCTCACCGGCTTCGCCGACCGTTACCCGCACGAGCTGTCCGGCGGCATGAAGCAACGCGTCGCCATCGCCCGCAGCCTCGCGTACGACCCGGACGTGCTGCTCATGGACGAGCCGTTCGCCGCGCTCGACGCGCAGACCCGCGACTCGCTCCAGGACGAGCTGGTCCGGATCTGGCAGGCCACCGGCAAGACCATCGTGTTCATCACGCACGGCATCGACGAGGCCGTGCACCTGGGCGGACGGGTCGCCGTGATGACGTCCCGCCCCGGCCGGATCAAGCAGGTCATCGACATCGAGCTGGGCGACCGGGAGGCGGAGGAGGACGTCCGCTCCACCGACGCGTTCCGGCACCACCGGCACCAGATCTGGACGCTGCTGCGCGACGAGGTACGCGCCGCGCAGTCCGCCGTCCGCGAGGAGGCCCGCGTTGGTTGA
- a CDS encoding LLM class flavin-dependent oxidoreductase, translating into MTRTLHLNAFLMGVGHHEAAWRHPRTDPGRLADVRHFQELARIAERGTLDSVFLADGLAVGPAVRHNIQAVFEPLTLLAALATVTERIGLIATASTTYTEPFNLARAFASLDHLSGGRAGWNIVTSAQAREARNFNLDDHPAHADRYRRAAEHVDVAIKLWDSWEDDALVLDTAGGVFADTDRVHEIAHTGERFRVAGPLNTPRPPQGRPLLVQAGSSADGIAFAARYAEAVFTAQQTLADGQAFYAALKRATADAGRDPELVKVLPGIAPVIGGTEQEARALADELEALIVPEHALAQLSGMTGLDLTGRPLDGPLPDLPDATTVQSHQSRYQLVVDLARRERLTLRQLIGRLGGGRGHRVVVGTPEQIADQIALWFTQGAADGFNVMPPLLPHGLEAFVDHVVPLLRRRGLFRSEYTGRTLREHYGLPRPAGVHAARELVAS; encoded by the coding sequence ATGACCCGCACCCTGCACCTGAACGCCTTCCTGATGGGCGTCGGCCACCACGAGGCCGCCTGGCGGCACCCACGCACCGACCCCGGCCGCCTCGCCGACGTGCGGCACTTCCAGGAGCTGGCCCGCATCGCCGAGCGGGGCACCCTCGACTCGGTCTTCCTCGCCGACGGGCTGGCCGTCGGTCCGGCCGTCCGGCACAACATCCAGGCCGTCTTCGAGCCGCTCACGCTGCTCGCCGCGCTGGCCACCGTCACCGAGCGCATCGGCCTGATCGCCACCGCCTCGACCACCTACACCGAACCGTTCAACCTGGCCCGCGCGTTCGCCTCGCTCGACCACCTCAGCGGCGGCCGGGCCGGCTGGAACATCGTCACCTCCGCCCAGGCCCGCGAGGCGCGCAACTTCAACCTGGACGACCACCCCGCGCACGCCGACCGGTACCGCCGCGCCGCCGAACACGTCGACGTGGCGATCAAGCTCTGGGACAGCTGGGAGGACGACGCGCTGGTGCTCGACACCGCCGGTGGTGTCTTCGCCGACACCGACCGGGTGCACGAGATCGCGCACACCGGCGAGCGGTTCCGGGTGGCCGGGCCGCTCAACACGCCCCGACCGCCGCAGGGTCGCCCGCTGCTGGTGCAGGCCGGCTCGTCCGCCGACGGCATCGCGTTCGCCGCCCGCTACGCCGAGGCCGTCTTCACCGCCCAGCAGACGCTCGCCGACGGCCAGGCGTTCTACGCCGCGCTCAAGCGGGCCACCGCCGACGCCGGCCGTGACCCGGAACTGGTCAAGGTGCTACCCGGTATCGCACCGGTCATCGGGGGTACCGAACAGGAGGCCCGTGCCCTCGCCGACGAACTGGAGGCGCTGATCGTGCCCGAACACGCGCTCGCCCAGCTCTCCGGCATGACCGGGCTGGACCTGACCGGCCGACCGCTGGACGGGCCCCTGCCCGACCTGCCGGACGCCACCACCGTGCAGTCGCACCAGAGCCGCTACCAGCTCGTCGTCGACCTGGCCCGGCGGGAACGGCTCACCCTCCGGCAGCTCATCGGCCGGCTCGGCGGCGGGCGCGGGCACCGCGTCGTGGTCGGCACGCCCGAGCAGATCGCCGACCAGATCGCGCTCTGGTTCACCCAGGGCGCCGCCGACGGCTTCAACGTCATGCCACCGCTGCTACCCCACGGACTGGAGGCCTTCGTGGACCACGTCGTACCCCTGCTGCGCCGGCGCGGGCTGTTCCGGTCCGAGTACACCGGGCGCACCCTGCGCGAGCACTACGGCCTGCCCCGGCCGGCCGGCGTCCACGCCGCCCGAGAGCTGGTGGCGTCGTGA
- a CDS encoding flavin reductase family protein, with translation MTTVDGPSTGTVELRPVDVDSFRGLLRRQASTVTVVTTPGLRGDRLLPTLPPAGFTATSFTSVSLDPPLVSVCLGRASSSWPTVAHAEHVAVHLLASGQQEIAQIFATSGIDRFTAHPGWTTGPFGVPLIGDALAVLLCRVVRRIAAGDHTIVLGEPLALGAGEDGDPLLHHRGRYTTTIEDWSDSW, from the coding sequence GTGACCACCGTGGACGGGCCGAGCACCGGCACCGTCGAGCTGCGCCCGGTCGACGTCGACTCGTTCCGTGGCCTGCTGCGCCGGCAGGCGTCCACGGTCACCGTGGTCACCACGCCCGGCCTGCGCGGTGACCGGCTCCTGCCGACGCTGCCGCCGGCCGGCTTCACCGCCACCTCGTTCACCTCGGTGTCGCTGGACCCGCCGCTGGTCTCGGTCTGCCTCGGTCGCGCGTCGTCGAGCTGGCCGACCGTCGCGCACGCCGAGCACGTGGCCGTGCACCTGCTCGCCTCCGGCCAGCAGGAGATCGCGCAGATCTTCGCCACCAGCGGCATCGACCGGTTCACCGCCCACCCCGGCTGGACCACCGGCCCGTTCGGGGTGCCGCTGATCGGCGACGCGCTGGCCGTGCTGCTGTGCCGGGTGGTCCGCCGGATCGCCGCCGGCGACCACACCATCGTGCTCGGGGAGCCGCTGGCGCTCGGCGCCGGCGAGGACGGCGACCCGCTGCTGCACCACCGGGGCCGCTACACCACCACGATCGAGGACTGGTCCGACTCGTGGTGA